A genomic window from Sorex araneus isolate mSorAra2 chromosome 2, mSorAra2.pri, whole genome shotgun sequence includes:
- the MSANTD5 gene encoding putative uncharacterized protein MSANTD5: MAAETTEMLMAMKSDVAEQSQEDQQEAAAAPKPLGPQAQPWSGDEIRCFIREWELLGDPRGRKDIKTAKAIAQRLRARGILRSRKQCLCMLENLREMYWTVHRANQRPRAQPLPCPFGEALHRLLGPGGQHPASDPPSECGVRLAAPGAQAQAWGPPAPFEGPLWTPPPVIEAPWTQLPVVPAGAQWVSWQPGHPAPAFWFPPGLPAFVPLGFVPPMVSKLPAVPSPSTAPSPLKASSPPNAPSSLTIHSPDGPQPLDGHQPPVALSLPAVPAPQ; encoded by the exons ATGGCAGCTGAGACCACTGAA ATGCTGATGGCGATGAAGAGTGACGTTGCTGAACAGTCGCAGGAGGACCAGCAGGAAGCAGCCGCTGCCCCGAAGCCTTTAG gcccgCAGGCTCAGCCCTGGAGCGGGGACGAAATCCGGTGCTTCATCCGTGAGTGGGAACTCCTGGGCGACCCACGCGGGAGGAAGGATATCAAAACGGCTAAGGCGATCGCACAGAGGCTGAGGGCCAGGGGCATCCTGAGGAGCCGGAAACAGTGTCTCTGCATGCTGGAGAACCTGCGAGAAATGTACTGGACCGTCCACCGCGCCAACCAGCGGCCGcgcgcccagcccctgccctgccccttcgGAGAAGCCCTGCACCGACTCCTGGGGCCCGGAGGGCAGCACCCGGCCTCCG ATCCTCCCAGTGAGTGTGGGGTCCGTCTCGCTGCTCCTGGGGCTCAGGCCCAGGCCTGGGGACCACCAGCTCCCTTTGAGGGGCCACTGTGGACGCCCCCACCGGTGATAGAAGCTCCGTGGACGCAGCTGCCCGTGGTCCCTGCAGGCGCCCAGTGGGTCAGTTGGCAGCCCGGTCACCCCGCCCCGGCCTTCTGGTTCCCTCCAGGCCTGCCTGCCTTTGTGCCCCTGGGCTTTGTGCCTCCCATGGTCTCCAAACTCCCCGCTGTCCCCAGCCCCTCGACAGCCCCTAGCCCCCTGAaggcctccagccccccaaatgccCCCAGTTCCCTGACTATCCACAGCCCCGATGGGCCCCAGCCCCTGGACGGCCACCAGCCCCCAGTAGCCCTCAGCCTCCCGGCTGTCCCCGCCCCCCAGTAG